CGGCGGCGGTTGACCTGGCCCGTAGGCGCCGCCCGGACCTGATCATCGACGGTGAAATGCAGGCGGACACCGCCGTGGTGGGGGAGATCCTCAACCGCGAATTTCCCTTCAACCGGCTCGCGGAAGCCGCCAATGTGCTGATTTTCCCGGATTTGGCGGCCGGCAACACCGCCTACAAGCTGTTGGAGCGCCTGGGCGGGGCCAAAGCGGTGGGGCCCCTTTTGATGGGCATCAGCAAGCCCTTTAATGTTCTTCAGCGGGGAGCCGATATGGAGAATGTCGTCAATGTCATGGCGATTACCGCCGCCCAGGCCCAAGACCTGGCCGCAGCCCGGGGGACGGCCGTGGTTGGCTGAGAGGTGCCCGGCCGGATCCGCGGATGCCATCACCGGGGAGGCTGCCCAGCAGCCGGCGCGGCCCGATGGCGCTGAGAAAGAAACCGTCGCGGCGCGCGCTGCGTGGCAATCCTGGTCACGCGTCCACCCCAGCACCGCAGGCAGGGAGTCTAGTCAATGGCCGTTGCCGCAGATTTTGCGCCTTTGATGCCGCTGATTCGTAAAATCCTGATCTTCTCTTATTTCACCGACGGGGAACTCAACCGCATGCTGGGGCTCTGCGATCTGCTTCGATTGCAGGCCGGTGAAAAGCTGTTTGTTCAGGGCGACGACAGCCTGGCGGTCTATGTTCTGATCCAGGGCCAGGTGGATCTTTCCTTTCGCAAAGCCAGCGGCACCCGCGTCAGTGTGGGGGCCGTTTCGGCGGGAGAGGTGTTCGGTGAGGCGGGGGTCTTCATGACAGTCAAACGCTCCGCGGACGCACTGGTGGCCGTCGAGAGCACCTTGCTGAGGATCACCCGCAGGAACATGATGGCCTTCATCAAGCAGCATCCCGTGGGCGGCAACAAGCTTTTGATGCTGATGATCTACGGTCTGCTGAGCAAGCTGCGCGAGGCCAACCAGATGCTTTCGCTGGAAAACCCGGGGGCCATCGCGGTGGATTCGATCGATCCCCTCTTCCAGGATTTCATGAACGAAACCTGACCCCCGGCAGTCGTCCGCCGCCCTGCCGCGGGCGTGGGTCTAACCCAGCAGCAGGGTGCGCGCCCTTTCATGGGCCGCCGGCGTCGATCCGGCCCCGCTGGCGCGCCACCGACTGCAGCCACCTGGGGTTGCCCCGCAGATAGAGTTCGGCCAGTCGGTTGAACTCCCGCGCCTGATCAAAATTCCCCTTTTGCAGCCAAGCTTCGCCAAGAAAATAGTAGTTGCGCCCGTTTTCCGCGTCCAGGCTCAGGGCCCGCTCCAGGACCGTGATGGCGTCGTCGGGGCGATCGGCGGCCAGCAGTTTGCGCCCCTCTTCGGTCAGCTGGTGCGCGGCGATCTGCTGCGGGGTGGGCGCCGGGGCTGCGGGGGGCTCGGGAAGCCTGATTGCCGGGCGCGGCGGCGCTGCCGGCCGATCGCTGGGTACGCGGGCCACCAGCGGCTTCTGGCAGGCGGCCAAAAAAATCGCCGCCGCCAGCGCCGCCAGCGTGCAGCGCAGCTTATTTGTGGATCGAGCTGTTTTG
This window of the Desulfobacteraceae bacterium genome carries:
- a CDS encoding cyclic nucleotide-binding domain-containing protein, whose product is MAVAADFAPLMPLIRKILIFSYFTDGELNRMLGLCDLLRLQAGEKLFVQGDDSLAVYVLIQGQVDLSFRKASGTRVSVGAVSAGEVFGEAGVFMTVKRSADALVAVESTLLRITRRNMMAFIKQHPVGGNKLLMLMIYGLLSKLREANQMLSLENPGAIAVDSIDPLFQDFMNET
- a CDS encoding tetratricopeptide repeat protein, which encodes MTAKTARSTNKLRCTLAALAAAIFLAACQKPLVARVPSDRPAAPPRPAIRLPEPPAAPAPTPQQIAAHQLTEEGRKLLAADRPDDAITVLERALSLDAENGRNYYFLGEAWLQKGNFDQAREFNRLAELYLRGNPRWLQSVARQRGRIDAGGP